The following are encoded together in the Planctobacterium marinum genome:
- a CDS encoding (2Fe-2S)-binding protein, translated as MTIQFTLNNKAVSVSEELADMPLLWFIRENAGLKGTKFGCGIGQCGACTVHFNGEATRSCLLKIEHLNGAQITTIEGLANTDTLHPVQEAWMQVDVPQCGYCQAGQIMAAASLLQKNPNPDESDIDTHMTNICRCGTYTRIRKAIHLAADKLAKQNFELAKEVS; from the coding sequence ATGACTATTCAATTTACCCTTAACAACAAAGCGGTTTCTGTCTCGGAAGAACTAGCCGACATGCCACTTTTATGGTTTATAAGAGAAAACGCAGGACTAAAAGGCACCAAGTTTGGCTGTGGTATTGGCCAATGCGGAGCCTGCACCGTGCATTTTAATGGTGAGGCAACCCGTTCCTGTTTGCTGAAGATTGAGCACCTGAATGGCGCCCAAATAACTACTATCGAAGGTTTAGCAAACACCGATACGTTACACCCGGTACAGGAAGCCTGGATGCAGGTAGATGTGCCACAATGTGGTTATTGCCAGGCCGGGCAAATCATGGCAGCGGCGTCTTTGTTGCAGAAGAATCCCAATCCAGATGAATCCGATATAGATACTCACATGACCAATATCTGTCGCTGCGGCACTTACACCCGGATACGAAAAGCCATTCACCTGGCGGCTGATAAACTGGCAAAGCAGAACTTTGAGCTTGCCAAAGAAGTTAGTTAA
- a CDS encoding helix-turn-helix transcriptional regulator, with protein MTPSFVFQSDATDRSESLYRPKPSDVFKRRCLSKTDKKHPEIAELMGISAKHFSRFINGHVRVSIEFARKLESVTNISAGAWLHYQMQYDLYETADDVLPKRSMFG; from the coding sequence ATGACACCGAGTTTTGTTTTTCAATCTGACGCTACAGACCGTTCAGAGTCTTTGTATCGGCCTAAACCATCTGACGTATTTAAAAGACGTTGTTTGTCTAAAACTGATAAAAAGCATCCTGAAATTGCAGAGTTAATGGGTATCTCAGCTAAGCATTTTTCAAGATTTATTAATGGTCATGTAAGAGTATCGATTGAGTTTGCTCGCAAGTTGGAATCCGTAACCAATATTAGCGCCGGCGCCTGGCTTCATTATCAAATGCAGTACGATTTATACGAAACGGCGGATGATGTGCTACCCAAACGTTCAATGTTTGGGTAA